In Haliaeetus albicilla chromosome 26, bHalAlb1.1, whole genome shotgun sequence, the sequence aggggaTTGTGAAGGTCACCCAAGCaggtgcagagctgtgctggagaggagctggaggagaccTACCTACTGTGGCGGTGAGGTGTGGGTTGAAGGTGTCGGTGTGCAACCGGTACAGGAATGATGTTTTGCCCACGTGGGAGTCCCCGATGAACAGCACGTTGTAGAGGTGGTCTGGCTCCAGGGAGGCTTCAGGAGAACCCCTTGGGGCAGGTCCTCCCCCATCTGCAGTCACAGGCCCTGGCTTTCCTGGGCTGGGCTCACCTTTCTGGCTCATTCTCCGCCCAACTTCTTGCTTCTTCTCCCATTGATCAACATTAAGGTCTTCACTCTGTTCTCCCAAGTGTTGCTTTTGAGGCTGCATGCTGCTGTTGTCTGCATCCCTCAGTGAGCTGTCTCCAAGGACCATCCCCAGCTGGTCATTCCCAGCATCTTCCTCCTGTTGGACCCTCATGTGAAGGGTTGATACTGGTGGCATCTCTTGTTTTGGAGGTTCAGCAGGTCCGGCAGCTACCTGCTCTGTTTCCATCACATGCAGTGGCTTCTCCTTCAGCTGCTGGCAAGCAGTGTGAAGCCTCACCTTATCTGCCTGTGCCGAGACCTGCTCCTGAAGCTCGCTTTGGACTGCCTGTCCCGAAGCGCCTAGCCGCCGCACATCTGGAATGAGAACATCCTTCTGCATCATCGTTTCCAGCTTTAGCGTGCTGATTTGTAACGGCACCTCGAAGACCAGGGAGGCCAGCTCAAACGCACCATCATCACGGCCCTGCTTTAGCCCTAGACCCTGAGTTTCAACTAAACTCACCCCCGTCTCCAGCCTCTCTCCCTGCACCACCTCCAGACCTTGAGCTCCATCCAGAAGCCTcccctctgcagcagctctcTCTCCCTGTGGTAATTCCAGTGTCTGGGTGTCCTCCAGGATCTGCCCATGAGGACCAGTGAGTGCTCCCAGCTTTACTTCCAGACCAGGACCCTCAGCAGCAGCGGCACACTCAGGGTAGGAAGCAGCCTCAAGTGGAGGGGACACACGTccaccagcagctccctccCACGTGTCTGCAGCGTGAGCTGCATGCAGACCTGCCTCCAAACCAGGaggctggctctgctcccctTCCCACATCCCAGTTGCATCCAAGTGCACCAGATCTGCCTCTGTGCTCCCTGCCGAGGTTGATTTGAGCTCCTCTGCCTCTGTAAGCAGCTGCACATTTACATCAGTTCTCTGAATCTCCAATGTGTCTGGGATTACAGCCTCCTCAGGGGGCTGCACACCTGCACcagccccttctccctgcccaactcctgctccctgcagatCAAGCACAGGCTCGTGTGGCAGCCCATGCTCACCCTGCCCTTGTTCCCCATCCTCAGCCTCCTCCCCAAGCTGCATGGCTGCACGgtcctcccctccctgggggGTTTCTGGGCTGGCACCCCCATGAAGTTGCATCTCTGCCCAGGAGTCCTTTGCCCCCACCACTTCCACTAACTCTGGTGTATCAACCTGATCCAGGGGTTGCACATCTGTAGCCacgctccctgcctgctctgtccCAAGGGAGCCAGCCTCACTCAGAGGCTGCAGATCTGTCTCACTGCTCGCTCCTGGGGTCAATAGGAGCTCATCCACCTCTGCAAGCAGCTGCACATTGGCATCAGTGCTCTGGTCCTCCAGCAAGTCCAGGCTTTCACCCGAATCCCACAGTTGCACGCCTGCGTCAGccacctctccctgcccagctcctgctccccgCGGACCAAGCACAGACTCATGTGGCAGCCCATGCTCCCCCAGCCCTTgtcccccatcctcagcctcaTCCCTGAGCTGCACGGCTCTTCTGGTCTTCCTGCCCTGTGGGGCTTCTGCACCAAGACCCCCATGAAGCTGCATGTCTGCCCAGGAGTCCTCTGCCTTCAACTCCACTAACTCCTGTTTATCATGTTTATCAGCCTGATCCAGGGGTTGCACATCTGTAGCCAcgctccctccctgctctgtccccagGGAGCTGGCCTCACCCGGGGGCTGCAGATCTATCTCACTGCTCCCTCCTGGGGTCAGTTCGAGCTCATCCACCTTTGCAAGCGGCTGCATGTTTGCATCTCTGCTTTGAACCTCCAGTGTGTCCAGGATTACAGCCTCCTCAGGGGGCTGCACGCCTGCACCAGCCCCTTCTTCACACCTGACTCCTGCTCCCTGCGGATCAAGCACAGGCTCGTGTGGCAGCCCATGCTCACCCTGCCCTTGTTCCCCATCCTCAGCCTCCTCCCCAAGCTGCATGGCTGCACGGTCCTCCCCTCTCTGGAGGGTTTCTGGGCTGGCACCCCCATGCAGCTGTGTGTCTGTCCAGGAGTCCTCTGCCTCCACCACTTCCACTAACTCTGGTGTATCAACCTGATCCAGGGGTTGCACATCTGTAGCCacgctccctgcctgctctgtccCCGGGGACCTAACCTCACTTGGCAGCTGCAGATCTGCCTCCATGCTCCCTCCTGGGGTCATTTCGAGCTCATCTGcctctgcaggctgctgcaCGTTGGCATCAGTGCTCTGGTCCTCCAGCAAGTCCAGGCTTTCACCCGACTCCCACAGTTGCACGCCTGCATCAGCCACCTCTCCCTGCCCAACTCCTGCTCCCCGCGGACCAAGCACAGACTCATGTGGCAGCCCATGCTCCCCCAGCCCTTgtcccccatcctcagcctcaTCCCCAAGCTGTATGGCTGCATGGTCCCCTCCTCTATGCGGGGTTTCTGGGCTGGCACCCCCATGAAGCTGCATCTCTGCCCAGGAGTCCTCTGCCTCCACCACTTCCACTAACTCTGGTGTATCAACCTGATCCAGGGGTTGCACATACAGAGCCAcgctccctccctgctctgtccccagGGACCTAACCTCACTTGGCAGCTGCAGATCTGTCTCACTGCTCCCTCCTGGGGTCAATCTGAGCTCGTCCACCTCTGCAAGCAGCTGCACATTGCCATCAGAGCTCTGAACCTCCAGCATGTCCAACATTACAGCCTCCTCAGGGGACTGCACATCAGCAGCAGCCCCCGCTCCCTGCCTGATCGTCACTCCATGGGGGTAAAGCAAAGCCTCTTGTGGCAGGCCACACTCACCGTGTCCTTGTTCCCCATCCTCAGCCTCCTCCAGGAGATGTACGGCTGCACATTCGCCCCCTCCCTGGAGGGTTTCTGGGCTGGCACCTCCATGCAGCTGCGTGTCTGCCTGGGAGTCCTCTGTCTCCACCGTTTCCAGTGCCTGAGCCTTAACTGGGAACAGCCCACCCAGATCTGGGCTCCCTGCAGGTGTTTCTGCTGGGGAAGGACCCTCACCATGCACTGCAGCAGCACCCATTTCCTCCCCCAGCCCTAACTCTGGTTTATCATCCTTCTCCAGTGGTTGCACACCTGGAGCTAcgctccctccctgctctgtccccacAGAGCCGGCCTCGCTcaggggctgcagagctgccttcaactctgcaagcagctgcatgttGGCATTGTTGCTCTGGGCCTCCAGCGGTTGCACATCTGTTCCCGCTCCACCTTCCTGCGTGTCGGCGGGTGGCACAGCCGCCAGCAGCGGCACCTCTGCACCCAcgctccctccccatcctgcctCTCCCCTCGCAGACTCACTCTGCGGTTGCGGTTCTGCCTCCCTGGGTTGTGTTACCTCCACCTCCCCTTCCTCggccctggctctgctgctccctccatgctgagctggggctggcagcacgTCAGCATCTAAGGTTTCTCCCTGGGGCTGCACCTCTGCACTGACATGCTCTTCATCCAGCACCCCGGGGCCAGGAGCCACTGTCACCTCGGGGAGGACACCGTCCTTCTGGGCTGCTCCCATTCGTGCCTCAACCTGGGATGGTGGCTCTGGCTCCAGGTGCTCTCCTGGCTTTATTCCAAGTTTTTCTGAGAGCCCCGATGGCAGGTCAGGCTCTTCCCCCAGACCCATGTCCAGGGGCTGTCCATGCTCTCCTGGAGCCACAGCTGGGCCAAGCTCATCTGCAGCAAGCTGCCATCCCGCTGCTAGTACTGCCTCCCCAGGCTCAGGTGGCCCCAGACCTGTCTCCAGATTTTCTCCCTGACTTAATGCCACTTCCTCAGCTTCTCCTGGCGGCTGTACCTTTTCCCAAcctattttttcctccatccaTCCTTCTCCCTCCACCTCCATCAGtgcctgctctcctgcctctgtGCTCTCTCCCGGTGCTTCTTGCAGATGCTGAGCTGCCTTTAGCATCAGCTCCTTCACACCAGTGCCCTTTCCCTGCAGGAATAACATCCTCCGTGCGTCCTCTGGgctctctccctgctctgcccctggCTCCTGAGCCCTGCGGTGCCTGGCTCCCACAGACGCACCAGCCTGTGTCGTGTCCAGAGCACAAAGCTCAGCTGCGGCCGGTCTCTCTTTCAGGTCTCCTTCAAACGGCTCGTGAGCGACGTGGCTGGGGAGGGTCTCTTGCAGGACCCCGGGGGTTGTGCCATGGGCTGTGGCTGCCTCCGGCCCCGTTTGGGGCTCAGCATCATCCTGGGGGTGACAGGCAGCGTCTGCTGGCACAGGGGGTGTAGCCGGTGCCTGTGGCTTCAGCTGTTTGCTCAGAGCCGCTATTGCATCATTCATCTCTCTTAGCAAAGAGCTTTGGTTAGAAAAGTGTTCCTTTTTGAGAAATTCTGGGAAGGGGTCCTCTTCCATGGAGCTCGCTCTCAGCGGGGCTCCCAAAAGGCTTATTTCTGCTGGCAGCATTTCCCAAACCCTGGAAAGGGCAGAAAATGGGGGGAGGTCAGTCCAGTTTCCAGGtcaggctgcagctccctcccaaCTGCTTGGGCTGGACCTGGGGGGGTCCACTCCTCCACCACCTCACCCTGCCCCTCTCCAAACCCGACTCTATTTACCCTCTGAGTGTACTGGAGGTTCACACGGGTagtgatggggacaggggaaAGGGGGATGCACACCCAAGGAGACAGACCAGGGGCTGTATCCTGCCCAGCAAGCTAGCATGCTTCTTCCCAGGCTCTGTGTTCACATTATCGGAGATGAAAAGACAACTCTTGGCCAGGTACGGTGAGTGCCTGAGCCAAGGGAGCAATGCAGGATGGCAAGCTAGGGTAAGCAATCTGATCTCCAGGATGAGAGATGAGTGGGTGGAAAAAGAGCATTAAAAGGAGTTAATGTCATGTTTTGCCTGGAGAGGGTAGAGGACTTGGTGCTTAGCACTGGTTTGCAGATATCAAGGGCATgagctgaagcagcagctgtgacTGAGGACCTCTTACACTTGGTGGGTGCTCTTGACTTTGGGCTTGCCACTCTGGGACCCCAGCCTGGTCCACATCTCGGAGCGGTACTTCTCACTCTTCTCCAGACTCATCTGCAGTATagagggtgggaaggggagagagaaaagtgcTTGGTGAAGGAGCATACCCACCTGAAATGATGCCGAGCTCTCTGGCAGAGAGATGTACCCGCCCAAAATCTTGGGGGTATCAGAAGTAACACGCTGCtaacccctccccccccttcccaagCATCTGTATGGCACCGTGCCGACCCAGTTGAGAAAGCTTTCAGGGGAGACATTGCCTCTGCTGCAGAAGCATCCTGTGcttttggggtccccagcagtcccaaacTGAACAGCACAAGGCCCTGGAGCACGGACACCCACCCCATCCCCACACACCCAGCTGCAGTACCTGTGGGGATGGGGGCATCTCgctgggcagctctgcagccactCTGTCCCTGCAAACACAGAGCACAGGGGTCAAAATGGCAATTTGCATCCTCTACACCGCATCCATCCCTGCCCCAGGGTAGTCCCCAGCCCTGGAGGCAGTGATGGGCTGGAGCAGGACAGCAAAACCCACAAGCCTTGGATCAGTCCTTGTTGGGTCTTTCTGGGTGAAGGACATCCCCATCTCTGCTAGCACTGCCCTACAGGGACATGTTCAGTGCATGGTGCTGATAatcctggctttttttctgatgcatttCACACCAAGCCGTGATTAACTTACACTGTGGAGACCACTGAAGCACAGCAATGGCCGAGACCTATCAAACTCATTCCCCATCCACTGCAAGCCCCAGGAGGAAACCTCATAGGtgcagagggagatgctggtctcTCAGCTACTCACCCGGGCTCCTCCACGTTCTCCCAAGCCACCGCAGCCCTCGCTGTCTGCAGGCGCCCGTGGgtctgctggagctgctggtggaGGTGCTGCAGGCGGTCCTCCAGCACCCGGttgctctcctccagctgctggttttcagtgCTGGTGGCTTGCTGCATGCTGCGGAGGCTGCGGCACCGCATCTCCAGCTGCGGGATGGCAGCCAGGACACTCACACCCCGCCAGGACCCTCACACCCTGCCAGCACCCTCATGCAAACAAATTATGGATAACCATCTCCTCTAGACCTGGGGATGAATTTTTCCCCCTGAAGGTGGTGGGTGGGAAATTCAACTTGGGTCctctggggatggaggggagcaCGGGGATGGGGGTGGCAAAGGTGGTGGTGATGGAGGTCTTATGTGACAACCCGCATCAAAGGCTGGTGGGGACAGACCAGGATCAGCTGTATAACACCCTGTTGCTGCTATGGGCACAGCCTAGAGACCCCGTACGCACGATGGGGGGCTGGGGCTTGGGGCCAGCTCACCTCCATTTGTGCCATGACCAAGCGCTGCACCTCCCTCTCGCTGGCATCCAGCGCTCGCTGCAGCTCCATGCTGTGCTGGTGGCTCCGGGCCACGCTCTGGGATAGCAACAAGGATGTTAGCAGCCACTCACCCATCTGGGAGCTGCCACAGGGGTTTGAGGGTGCTGGGTCCCCTCCCAGGGTGGATGGCAAGGGGAGAGGAATAGCTGGTGACCCACCTGCTGCTCCAGccgctgctgctcctgctgaatCTGCTGCTCCAGGGCctcacagagctgctgcacCTCCTTGTCATGCTCAGCCACACGCCTGCCGGAGATAGCACGGCCAGAGGGGTGGTCAGACCCTGCTGCAGTGGGTGCAGGTGCCTGGGACCCCACATTGCCCATGGGacctgcaggctgcagctgggtCAGCCCGGAGGGGTTCACCCAGCAAGGACGTGTCCAGCAGTCTGAGTCTGGCACTTTGCCATCCCGTGTGTGACTGTAGAGGGAGCCCGGCCCCAAACGTCGGCTCCCAGTGGAACCGCTGTTCCAGCCACTGATGGTGATGCTGAAAGCACCCAGGTTTCTCCCTCCTTGGATGCATCTCCACGGCTGGGGTGAGCAGGGggtcccatccctgtccccatccttcCCCATCCTGTCCCTCTCCACTGCCCTGGGGTGACTCACTTGTTCAGGGTCGCCTTCAAAGCCTCCTTCTTGCTCCTGGCTTCTTGGATACGGTGCCTCATCTTGGCCAGAAAGTCTTCCAGGTTGCCCAGGAGTTGGGGTTCGTCCTCCCGGAGCTTCACCCAGAGCTGCCAGATCTCCTGTCTGCAGGGAGAGGGGTGTTTCATGGTGAGCATCCCCCCAAAGGCGGGCCAGCTATGGGATCCCAGGTCATTTAGCTCACACCGTTCAGGACACATGGTCCTGGGGGACAGACGAGCATTGGGGTGACCGTGATCCTGTCCCCTGCTCCTGCGCTTGGAGCAAAGGCACCTCTAAGCCATTTCTGTGCTCACTGCCTGCATGGGGATCAAATGAGGGGAATACCCTGCCCTGTCCCAAGCCTTTCCCCCTagggcagctcagccccatccTGCAGGACACCCACGGGTGCTAAACAGGGTGGCTTACTCTTCAGAGACGTTGTCCGTGCCCAGCTGCTCCATGAAGGCAGCAAAGTGTCTCTGCTCCTCACTGTCCGCCCCATCCATcgctgggctggggaggaccAAGCGGACCCTCCGGGATGCTGTTTTCCGCCGGCGGTGATTCCTGGTAGCTTTTTGGGAGCTCAGGAACTGCCCTGCCAACAGATACCCCAAACCCTCAGTGCCCGGCCAGGGCAACAGCAAAGCCCAGACTCCAACACTTCCCACCCCATGGCTTCGACAAGCCGCTTCAGCACAATAGGACCCCTCACCATGCCAGCCATAGGCTGAGACCCGGGCATGGGGACACTTTTTGGGCCATCATGTGCCACCCAGCAAGGGGACTGTTTCAGGTTCCCCCACCGGGGCCATGTCCAGGATCAGCCCAGGCTGCTTGGACGCAGCGTGCTGGCACTTACAGAGCCCGGCAGTGAACTCCTCGGTGCTTAACCGCCCGGTGCCGGCAGCATCCAGCCCATCAAAGATGAGCTCCAGCTCCTCTGTGCTGCATGGGAAATCTTCCTCCTGCAGTTTCTAAGAACAAAGCAAATCAGGGGAAACACCTACCCATCATCCAGGCTCCAGCTACTGCAGCAGCATTTGACACGAGACGATATCCCCATCCCTTACCTGCATGTCTGAGCGGGTGACGAACCCCGCCTGGTCCTTGTCCTGCTTCCTGAAGAAGTCCTGCATTCTCTGCACCATTTCAGATGCTCCCGGCAGCTCCTcgctggggctgggagctgctgccggTGCCTCACCGGagccctcctgcagctgccttcGCCGGCTGGAGCCCATACGCCGGCCCTTGGTGGCCGCCCGGCGCTCTGCCATAGCTCCCGGCTCAGTCCTGCTGAGGGGGAAAACAGCGGGTGCTGAgcctcagccagctctctccttGCCGGAGACCTTTGCTCTGGCGTGATGGGAGATGGTGGAGCAGGACTGAGCTGGACATTCATTTTGGCTGGTGTAAAGGGCCCCCGGGTTTGGCAATAGGAAGGGAGGCACTTATCTCTGATTGCACAGCATAAACGGAGCCTCGACCCACAGCAAGCATCAGCCATCCCCACCAGCTTCAAGCCCAGCACCCACTGGGCGAGTGGCTTCTCCTGCCACCGGCCAAGCACCCATCCCAAATCT encodes:
- the RAB44 gene encoding ras-related protein Rab-44 — protein: MAERRAATKGRRMGSSRRRQLQEGSGEAPAAAPSPSEELPGASEMVQRMQDFFRKQDKDQAGFVTRSDMQKLQEEDFPCSTEELELIFDGLDAAGTGRLSTEEFTAGLWQFLSSQKATRNHRRRKTASRRVRLVLPSPAMDGADSEEQRHFAAFMEQLGTDNVSEEQEIWQLWVKLREDEPQLLGNLEDFLAKMRHRIQEARSKKEALKATLNKRVAEHDKEVQQLCEALEQQIQQEQQRLEQQSVARSHQHSMELQRALDASEREVQRLVMAQMELEMRCRSLRSMQQATSTENQQLEESNRVLEDRLQHLHQQLQQTHGRLQTARAAVAWENVEEPGDRVAAELPSEMPPSPQMSLEKSEKYRSEMWTRLGSQSGKPKVKSTHQVVWEMLPAEISLLGAPLRASSMEEDPFPEFLKKEHFSNQSSLLREMNDAIAALSKQLKPQAPATPPVPADAACHPQDDAEPQTGPEAATAHGTTPGVLQETLPSHVAHEPFEGDLKERPAAAELCALDTTQAGASVGARHRRAQEPGAEQGESPEDARRMLFLQGKGTGVKELMLKAAQHLQEAPGESTEAGEQALMEVEGEGWMEEKIGWEKVQPPGEAEEVALSQGENLETGLGPPEPGEAVLAAGWQLAADELGPAVAPGEHGQPLDMGLGEEPDLPSGLSEKLGIKPGEHLEPEPPSQVEARMGAAQKDGVLPEVTVAPGPGVLDEEHVSAEVQPQGETLDADVLPAPAQHGGSSRARAEEGEVEVTQPREAEPQPQSESARGEAGWGGSVGAEVPLLAAVPPADTQEGGAGTDVQPLEAQSNNANMQLLAELKAALQPLSEAGSVGTEQGGSVAPGVQPLEKDDKPELGLGEEMGAAAVHGEGPSPAETPAGSPDLGGLFPVKAQALETVETEDSQADTQLHGGASPETLQGGGECAAVHLLEEAEDGEQGHGECGLPQEALLYPHGVTIRQGAGAAADVQSPEEAVMLDMLEVQSSDGNVQLLAEVDELRLTPGGSSETDLQLPSEVRSLGTEQGGSVALYVQPLDQVDTPELVEVVEAEDSWAEMQLHGGASPETPHRGGDHAAIQLGDEAEDGGQGLGEHGLPHESVLGPRGAGVGQGEVADAGVQLWESGESLDLLEDQSTDANVQQPAEADELEMTPGGSMEADLQLPSEVRSPGTEQAGSVATDVQPLDQVDTPELVEVVEAEDSWTDTQLHGGASPETLQRGEDRAAMQLGEEAEDGEQGQGEHGLPHEPVLDPQGAGVRCEEGAGAGVQPPEEAVILDTLEVQSRDANMQPLAKVDELELTPGGSSEIDLQPPGEASSLGTEQGGSVATDVQPLDQADKHDKQELVELKAEDSWADMQLHGGLGAEAPQGRKTRRAVQLRDEAEDGGQGLGEHGLPHESVLGPRGAGAGQGEVADAGVQLWDSGESLDLLEDQSTDANVQLLAEVDELLLTPGASSETDLQPLSEAGSLGTEQAGSVATDVQPLDQVDTPELVEVVGAKDSWAEMQLHGGASPETPQGGEDRAAMQLGEEAEDGEQGQGEHGLPHEPVLDLQGAGVGQGEGAGAGVQPPEEAVIPDTLEIQRTDVNVQLLTEAEELKSTSAGSTEADLVHLDATGMWEGEQSQPPGLEAGLHAAHAADTWEGAAGGRVSPPLEAASYPECAAAAEGPGLEVKLGALTGPHGQILEDTQTLELPQGERAAAEGRLLDGAQGLEVVQGERLETGVSLVETQGLGLKQGRDDGAFELASLVFEVPLQISTLKLETMMQKDVLIPDVRRLGASGQAVQSELQEQVSAQADKVRLHTACQQLKEKPLHVMETEQVAAGPAEPPKQEMPPVSTLHMRVQQEEDAGNDQLGMVLGDSSLRDADNSSMQPQKQHLGEQSEDLNVDQWEKKQEVGRRMSQKGEPSPGKPGPVTADGGGPAPRGSPEASLEPDHLYNVLFIGDSHVGKTSFLYRLHTDTFNPHLTATVGLDYQVKNLIVDNKHFALRLWDSAGQERYHSMTKQFFRKADGVVLMYDITSEYSFSDVRYWLSCIQEGAEDGVAILLLGNKTDCTEDRKVPTEEGERLAKEHQLMFYECSAASGHNVLESMVSLIRLLKVREDELKNKAAEVPKPPQKKKGCC